A region of Bacillota bacterium DNA encodes the following proteins:
- a CDS encoding uracil-DNA glycosylase family protein, translating to MEVIKVSVFDKIKQEIMSDPMNQSYTQRGIEPLFKASKDARIVIVGQAPGRKAEETRLFWNDLSGDRLREWLGMSRELFYSTDLIAHLPMDFYFPGKGRSGDLPPRKGFADKWHPRLLQEMPNIETIILIGSYSQKHYLKDRCRENLTETVRNYQSYQPLYFPLVHPSPLNIGWFKRNPWFDKEVLPVLRQLIDRLVK from the coding sequence AAGTGAGCGTTTTTGACAAGATCAAGCAAGAGATAATGAGTGATCCAATGAATCAATCGTATACACAACGAGGTATCGAGCCTTTATTTAAAGCCTCTAAGGATGCTCGGATTGTTATTGTTGGGCAGGCTCCGGGCAGAAAGGCAGAGGAAACGCGCCTGTTTTGGAATGACTTAAGTGGAGACCGGCTGCGGGAGTGGTTGGGGATGTCGAGAGAGCTGTTTTACAGCACCGACCTTATTGCTCATCTGCCCATGGATTTCTATTTTCCCGGAAAAGGTAGATCCGGAGATCTGCCGCCGAGGAAGGGCTTTGCTGACAAATGGCATCCAAGACTGCTTCAGGAAATGCCCAATATAGAAACAATCATCCTTATCGGCAGTTACTCTCAAAAACACTACTTGAAGGACCGGTGCCGGGAGAATTTAACGGAAACGGTGCGAAACTATCAAAGCTATCAGCCCCTGTACTTTCCATTGGTTCATCCTTCGCCGCTTAATATCGGGTGGTTTAAGCGCAATCCGTGGTTTGACAAAGAGGTCCTACCGGTATTAAGACAGCTGATCGATCGATTGGTCAAGTAA
- a CDS encoding AtpZ/AtpI family protein: MVGLSKEHNNKKRRKNSEILFSAFAYFSQVGVTMAATILVGVLLGKYLDRWLGTEPWLLLICSLLGLGAAIRSLLKDF, encoded by the coding sequence ATGGTGGGCTTGAGCAAAGAGCACAATAACAAAAAGCGCCGGAAAAATAGTGAAATTCTGTTTAGTGCTTTTGCCTATTTTTCACAAGTAGGCGTTACCATGGCAGCAACAATTTTAGTTGGTGTTTTATTAGGCAAGTATCTAGATCGCTGGTTGGGTACAGAGCCATGGCTGCTGCTGATCTGTTCTTTATTGGGTCTTGGGGCAGCAATCAGGTCTTTGTTGAAGGATTTCTAG
- a CDS encoding F0F1 ATP synthase subunit A — MIEIAGVEIWITETLVNTWIIMLVLIAIAIVARIKLRRFQEIPKGFQNAIEIIVEMFDNFAVNAIGSTLSYLSPWFFAVFAFILFSALSSIFGLRAPTADWATTFALALATFVLMVVMGLKYRKGAYLKTYIDPHWIFFPMNLIGELAKPVALSFRLFGNMLSGTIILTLYYALTPKFVQIGIPAFLHAFFDVLFGSLQTYIFVIISLMFIRIAADDAW, encoded by the coding sequence GTGATTGAGATTGCGGGTGTTGAAATCTGGATAACAGAAACTCTTGTCAACACTTGGATCATTATGCTGGTCCTCATCGCAATCGCGATTGTAGCCCGGATCAAGCTCAGGAGATTTCAGGAAATCCCGAAAGGATTCCAAAACGCGATTGAGATTATTGTCGAGATGTTTGACAACTTCGCTGTGAATGCTATAGGCTCAACGCTTTCCTATCTTTCACCTTGGTTTTTTGCGGTTTTTGCTTTTATACTCTTCAGTGCTTTGTCCAGTATCTTTGGACTGCGAGCGCCAACGGCTGATTGGGCAACTACATTTGCCCTTGCCCTTGCCACTTTTGTGCTTATGGTTGTCATGGGTCTAAAGTACCGCAAAGGCGCTTATTTAAAAACATATATTGATCCCCACTGGATTTTCTTTCCCATGAATTTAATTGGAGAGCTGGCCAAACCGGTTGCTCTAAGTTTCCGCTTGTTCGGCAATATGCTTTCCGGCACAATTATTCTAACGCTTTACTATGCTTTAACGCCGAAGTTTGTTCAAATCGGCATCCCGGCATTCCTGCACGCATTTTTTGATGTGCTGTTTGGAAGCCTGCAGACTTATATTTTTGTCATCATCAGTCTCATGTTCATCAGAATCGCCGCTGATGATGCCTGGTAA
- the atpE gene encoding ATP synthase F0 subunit C, with protein MENLGLVIGIVHIAAAIALLNGLFTTFGQAKVASQAIESMARQPEAADDIRSAMFVGLAFAETSGIYGLLIAIIMLFANPLVNRLFDLLG; from the coding sequence ATGGAAAATTTAGGTCTGGTAATCGGTATTGTTCACATTGCAGCTGCTATTGCACTTCTTAACGGGTTGTTTACCACATTTGGTCAGGCAAAAGTTGCCAGCCAGGCAATTGAGTCTATGGCAAGACAGCCAGAAGCTGCTGATGATATCAGAAGTGCGATGTTTGTGGGACTTGCTTTTGCAGAGACTTCCGGTATTTACGGTCTATTGATCGCCATTATCATGCTGTTTGCAAATCCACTTGTAAACAGATTATTTGATCTGCTTGGCTGA
- a CDS encoding ATP synthase F0 subunit B produces MHNLIFLAQTVPEGRLFGLDSQTLIQIGIQLLNAIILAGGLGYLLYNPVKEFMQKRADRIQNRMDEAEQAKARAEQLIAEYKEKLKEIDQERLEILEAARFQAVEESKAILAEAKFEADEIKRKASESIAAQRERLKEESRLYIIEAASLIAEKYIARTIDDAVQDQLFEEAMAQLEEAQWQH; encoded by the coding sequence TTGCATAATCTGATCTTTTTGGCTCAAACAGTTCCCGAAGGACGTTTATTTGGACTTGATTCGCAGACACTGATTCAAATCGGCATCCAACTTCTGAATGCGATAATCCTGGCTGGAGGCTTAGGTTATCTGCTCTATAACCCGGTGAAAGAATTTATGCAGAAGCGGGCAGATCGCATTCAAAACCGAATGGATGAGGCCGAACAGGCAAAGGCCAGAGCTGAACAGTTGATTGCTGAATACAAGGAAAAATTGAAAGAGATTGATCAAGAGCGCTTAGAAATCCTGGAAGCAGCTCGCTTTCAAGCTGTTGAGGAAAGCAAAGCGATTCTAGCTGAAGCTAAATTTGAAGCAGATGAGATAAAAAGAAAGGCGTCCGAAAGTATCGCTGCCCAGCGGGAGCGGCTGAAAGAAGAGTCCCGTCTGTATATTATAGAGGCAGCTTCCCTGATTGCTGAAAAGTATATTGCCCGTACAATTGACGATGCAGTTCAGGATCAGCTGTTCGAGGAAGCCATGGCCCAGCTGGAGGAAGCGCAATGGCAGCATTAA
- the atpH gene encoding ATP synthase F1 subunit delta, translated as MAALTDRYAQALLELADEEGSLEQDLEQAIVVRDALDDEDVQAFLIHPHIPDTAKLKFFNDAFAAQISEHLMGFLHLAVRKSREAQIVPALTEFIERVKRRLGRIEAKLVSAKPLTEAQIESVRQALVKKTKMEIELITAVDPDVIGGFYILVDGMIFDRTVRSELNMMKERLKRGGCAW; from the coding sequence ATGGCAGCATTAACGGATAGATACGCACAGGCTCTGTTAGAACTAGCAGACGAAGAAGGCAGTTTAGAGCAGGATTTAGAGCAGGCAATCGTAGTGAGAGATGCCCTTGACGATGAAGATGTGCAGGCATTTCTTATCCATCCGCATATTCCGGACACTGCTAAGCTAAAGTTTTTCAATGACGCATTTGCCGCTCAGATTTCCGAGCATTTGATGGGCTTTCTGCACCTTGCGGTCAGGAAAAGTCGAGAAGCGCAGATAGTGCCTGCGCTAACTGAATTTATCGAGCGGGTAAAAAGACGCCTGGGACGCATCGAGGCAAAGCTTGTGTCAGCTAAACCGCTTACTGAAGCGCAGATTGAGTCTGTTCGTCAAGCATTAGTTAAGAAAACCAAGATGGAGATCGAGCTTATAACAGCAGTTGATCCTGATGTAATCGGCGGATTCTATATTCTAGTTGACGGAATGATTTTCGATCGGACTGTGAGATCCGAGTTGAATATGATGAAGGAACGTTTGAAGAGGGGAGGTTGCGCATGGTAG
- a CDS encoding F0F1 ATP synthase subunit alpha — MVVKPDEISRVIKQQIKSYSSQLDFSEAGTVIQVGDGIARIHGLYGAMSGELLEFSNGTYGMALNLDEDTIGAVIMGSDAGIKEGDPVKLTGRMAEVPVGDGMLGRVVNALGEPIDGKGAIAADGYRKIESPAPSVIMRQEVNRPLQTGIKAIDALVPIGKGQRELIIGDRQTGKTAIAVDAIINQKDKGVYCVYVGIGQKASTMARIIKVLNETGAMDYTTVVLSTASDSAPLQYLAPYSGCAIAEEWMYKGKDVLVVFDDLSKHAVAYRAISLLLRRPPGREAFPGDIFYLHSRLLERAACLSDEHGGGTLTALPIIETQEGDISAYIPTNVISITDGQIYLEADLFNHGIRPAINPGFSVSRVGGSAQIPAMKKLAGPLRIEFAQYRELAAFSQFGSDLSQDTVDRLNHGERIMEVLKQPQYRPMPVEDQVLILYALNNNHLKDIELGRILKFQRDLIKYIDSHAAHIKEQIRETGEISEELEKEIDAVIAEVKKQYNYG, encoded by the coding sequence ATGGTAGTTAAACCAGATGAAATAAGCAGAGTTATTAAGCAGCAGATCAAGTCTTACTCATCGCAGTTAGACTTCTCGGAAGCCGGTACCGTTATCCAGGTTGGTGACGGTATTGCCAGAATACATGGGCTGTATGGCGCCATGAGCGGCGAACTGCTGGAGTTTTCGAACGGTACATACGGAATGGCGCTGAACCTAGATGAAGACACGATTGGCGCAGTTATTATGGGTTCTGACGCTGGAATTAAAGAAGGTGATCCTGTTAAGCTGACCGGAAGAATGGCTGAAGTTCCGGTAGGCGATGGCATGCTCGGTCGTGTGGTTAATGCGCTTGGAGAGCCTATTGATGGCAAAGGTGCTATCGCGGCTGATGGTTACCGCAAGATTGAAAGTCCGGCTCCCAGTGTGATTATGCGTCAAGAAGTTAACCGTCCTCTCCAAACCGGAATCAAAGCTATTGACGCTTTAGTACCGATCGGCAAAGGCCAGAGGGAGTTAATCATTGGCGATCGCCAAACGGGCAAAACGGCGATTGCTGTTGATGCAATCATTAACCAGAAAGATAAAGGTGTCTATTGTGTATATGTAGGAATTGGGCAAAAAGCATCCACCATGGCGAGAATCATTAAAGTCTTAAATGAGACAGGAGCGATGGACTATACAACAGTAGTGCTGTCGACTGCCAGCGATTCAGCTCCACTCCAGTATCTGGCACCCTATTCGGGATGTGCGATTGCGGAAGAGTGGATGTACAAGGGTAAAGATGTATTGGTGGTGTTTGATGATTTGTCAAAGCACGCGGTCGCATATAGGGCGATCAGCCTGCTGCTGCGCCGTCCACCGGGTCGAGAAGCTTTCCCAGGTGACATTTTTTATCTGCACTCGCGGCTCTTAGAGCGGGCGGCTTGTCTAAGCGATGAGCATGGCGGCGGAACTTTAACCGCTTTACCGATTATCGAAACCCAAGAAGGGGATATCTCCGCTTATATTCCCACGAATGTAATTTCGATTACCGATGGTCAGATTTATTTGGAAGCGGATCTGTTTAACCACGGCATCCGTCCGGCAATCAATCCGGGGTTCTCAGTGTCACGGGTCGGAGGTTCAGCCCAGATTCCGGCGATGAAGAAGCTTGCTGGACCGCTTAGGATTGAGTTTGCCCAGTATAGAGAGCTGGCTGCATTTTCTCAGTTTGGGTCTGATCTCAGCCAGGACACTGTTGATCGCTTAAATCATGGTGAGCGGATTATGGAGGTTCTTAAGCAGCCCCAGTATAGACCTATGCCGGTAGAAGACCAGGTGCTGATTCTCTACGCATTGAACAACAATCATTTGAAAGATATTGAGCTTGGACGGATTCTGAAGTTCCAAAGAGACTTAATCAAGTACATTGATAGTCATGCAGCTCATATTAAAGAACAAATTAGAGAAACAGGCGAGATTTCGGAGGAGCTGGAAAAGGAAATTGATGCAGTAATTGCGGAGGTAAAGAAACAGTATAACTACGGATAG
- the atpG gene encoding ATP synthase F1 subunit gamma: MASLREIKQRINNVSSTEQIVKAMNMIASTKLHKARAQLEGVRPIYHKLTQTVQELGTCLKAQEHPFFKLREAKNSLYIVLTSDRGFSGGYNANIMAKALEHMNQGKNEKLLVIGSKGHEYFKKRGKNIVRTITDVADAQVYYGSESVAKWAADLYLSGEVDEVFIVYTQFESLLNYIPHVDRLLPAFSDSTAVDDDDRKFEPDIFTYIDHIIPFYLHMSLFRAFSESHTSEQAARMVTMDAARKNAEDMIEELTRVFNRKRQAAITQELSEIVGSAEVLNNFD, from the coding sequence GTGGCTTCGCTGCGAGAGATTAAACAAAGAATAAATAATGTCAGCTCAACAGAGCAGATCGTAAAAGCGATGAACATGATCGCTTCTACAAAGCTGCATAAGGCGCGGGCGCAGTTGGAAGGTGTACGTCCTATCTATCATAAACTAACTCAGACTGTTCAGGAGCTGGGAACTTGTCTAAAAGCTCAAGAACATCCCTTTTTTAAACTAAGAGAAGCTAAGAACTCTTTATATATCGTCTTAACTAGTGATCGGGGTTTTTCTGGTGGTTATAATGCTAATATCATGGCGAAGGCTTTGGAACATATGAATCAAGGAAAAAATGAGAAACTGCTCGTTATTGGTTCCAAAGGCCATGAATACTTTAAAAAGCGGGGCAAGAACATTGTCCGCACGATTACTGATGTAGCGGATGCCCAGGTGTATTATGGTTCAGAAAGTGTTGCCAAGTGGGCAGCAGATTTATATTTGTCCGGCGAAGTTGATGAGGTATTTATCGTTTATACCCAGTTCGAGTCACTGTTAAACTATATCCCCCATGTAGATCGGCTGCTGCCGGCTTTCTCGGATAGTACAGCAGTAGACGACGATGATCGTAAATTCGAACCGGACATTTTCACATACATCGATCATATCATTCCGTTCTATCTGCACATGAGTTTGTTTAGAGCGTTCTCCGAATCGCACACTAGCGAGCAGGCAGCCCGCATGGTTACGATGGATGCAGCCAGAAAAAACGCTGAGGACATGATTGAGGAGCTGACCCGTGTTTTTAACCGTAAGCGGCAGGCAGCGATCACTCAGGAACTCAGTGAGATTGTTGGCAGCGCAGAGGTTTTGAATAATTTTGATTAA
- the atpD gene encoding F0F1 ATP synthase subunit beta, with translation MTAKNIGKITQIIGAVIDIRFEDELPALYNAIEVPFGGDKIVLEVMQHVGDHSVRCISMHPTDGLKRGMEAIDTGAPIAVPVGEAVLGRMLNVLGEPIDNEPSIESAEYWPIHREPPKFTEQIAQPEMLETGIKAIDLLCPFSKGGKIGLFGGAGVGKTVLIMELINSIAKEHGGYSVFVGVGERTREGNDLYHDMKNSGVIENTALIFGQMNEPPGVRMRVGLSGLTMAEYFRDEKQQDVLLFIDNIFRFVQAGSEVSALLGRTPSAVGYQPTLANEIGALQERITSTKSGSITSVQAIYVPADDFTDPATATTFAHLDAMTVLSRAIVEQGIYPAIDPLNSSSRILEASIVGSEHYRVSQAVRSILQRYKDLQDIVAILGMDELSEEDKLIVNRARKIQRFLSQPFYVAEKFTSIPGRYVPVGETIRGFREIIEGAHDEIPEGYFLNVGTIDEVVEKYKSARGG, from the coding sequence ATGACGGCTAAAAATATAGGTAAAATCACTCAGATTATTGGTGCGGTTATCGATATTCGTTTCGAGGACGAATTACCTGCTCTATACAACGCAATTGAGGTACCTTTTGGCGGCGATAAAATCGTGCTGGAAGTCATGCAGCATGTAGGCGATCACTCGGTGCGATGCATTTCCATGCATCCTACCGATGGCTTAAAACGTGGTATGGAAGCCATTGACACCGGAGCACCTATCGCCGTGCCGGTTGGTGAAGCGGTTCTCGGCCGCATGCTCAATGTTTTGGGAGAGCCGATTGACAACGAACCGAGTATCGAATCCGCAGAATACTGGCCTATTCATAGAGAACCGCCAAAGTTTACAGAGCAGATTGCTCAGCCGGAAATGCTCGAAACAGGAATCAAAGCGATTGATCTGCTCTGCCCATTTTCTAAGGGCGGCAAAATCGGTTTATTTGGCGGTGCAGGTGTAGGAAAAACAGTCCTGATCATGGAATTGATTAACAGTATTGCCAAGGAACACGGCGGCTATTCTGTGTTCGTCGGTGTAGGGGAGCGTACCCGTGAGGGCAACGACCTCTATCACGATATGAAAAACTCCGGGGTTATTGAGAATACTGCTCTTATCTTCGGTCAAATGAATGAACCCCCTGGTGTGAGAATGCGGGTTGGCCTGAGTGGTCTGACCATGGCTGAGTATTTCCGGGATGAAAAGCAGCAGGACGTGCTGCTGTTTATTGATAATATTTTCCGCTTTGTCCAAGCTGGCTCTGAGGTTTCGGCGCTGTTGGGACGCACCCCCAGTGCTGTAGGCTACCAGCCGACGCTGGCCAATGAGATTGGTGCGTTACAGGAGCGGATTACCTCGACAAAGTCAGGTTCCATTACCTCGGTGCAGGCGATTTATGTTCCTGCCGACGACTTTACCGATCCGGCTACCGCCACTACATTTGCTCACTTGGATGCGATGACTGTTTTATCTCGAGCCATTGTTGAGCAGGGTATCTATCCAGCGATTGATCCTCTTAACTCTTCATCGCGGATTCTTGAAGCCAGTATTGTCGGTTCCGAGCATTACCGGGTTTCTCAGGCTGTAAGGAGTATTCTGCAGCGGTATAAAGATCTGCAGGATATCGTAGCAATCTTAGGAATGGATGAACTATCTGAGGAAGATAAGCTGATTGTTAATCGAGCCCGAAAGATTCAGCGCTTCCTGTCTCAGCCCTTCTATGTTGCTGAGAAATTTACGTCGATTCCGGGACGCTATGTGCCGGTGGGTGAAACAATTCGCGGCTTTAGAGAGATTATTGAAGGTGCGCACGATGAGATCCCTGAAGGATATTTTCTCAACGTGGGTACTATCGATGAGGTAGTGGAGAAATACAAAAGCGCTCGAGGTGGTTGA
- the atpC gene encoding ATP synthase F1 subunit epsilon: MKKIELKITTPRGLKFEEEADMVVMRCIDGDLGVLPGHEPISTVLGDGILRIHNNGSIKKLALFGGIAQISPTSVNIYSTIAQKPDEIDRERAERDLQDVQATIMEEKEEHQIRRLQVMMRRSLVRIEVSSHVSESPDYDISESDS, translated from the coding sequence ATGAAAAAAATCGAGCTTAAAATAACCACTCCTCGGGGACTTAAATTCGAGGAAGAAGCCGATATGGTGGTTATGCGCTGTATCGACGGTGACTTGGGAGTGCTGCCCGGTCACGAACCCATTTCTACAGTACTCGGCGATGGAATACTGCGGATTCATAACAATGGTTCGATTAAAAAACTTGCTCTCTTTGGCGGCATTGCTCAAATCAGTCCAACATCGGTAAACATTTACAGTACCATTGCTCAAAAACCTGATGAAATTGACCGTGAACGGGCTGAACGCGATCTGCAGGATGTTCAGGCTACCATCATGGAAGAAAAGGAAGAACATCAAATCCGCAGACTGCAGGTGATGATGCGCCGCTCATTGGTTAGAATTGAAGTCAGCTCTCATGTAAGTGAATCACCTGACTATGATATTTCAGAATCTGATTCATAA